One Hydrogenobaculum sp. 3684 genomic window, CAAGCTCAATACCTTTGTATCACGCCATAAACACGCCTCAAAATCCAAAATTAAACACTTATCATATTATTTCAAGCTTACCCAACAAGACTATTACACTTATTCCGTGGCAGACTTGTAGCCAAACCTACAACGTCTCAACGATATCAAGCATTGTAAGCTTTTACAAAGATTCTTACGAACAGGCTTTTATAAATGCCTGTGAAAACGTAAGATGGCTTAGTATACAAAATAATTGCAACAATCCAAATGATTTCAATCAAGCTTGGAGTTTTTTGCCATCGCTAACGGGAAATGTAAATAATATCACAGGTTCAAATATCGCTTTCTCTTGTAATACAAAAAGCGCTTTTGGCGAATATGTACTATACAACTCTATATCAAGATTGCAATCAAACACATGTGTATCTTGCTATTACAATCTTTCATCTAATACCTCTATCCCTTATTCAATGCCGCTTCCTTACAAAATCAACACCCCTTACGGCACAAATACTACTCACTCCTTAACAAGCATGGGAGACCCTTGTGCTGTGGGAAGCTTTATAAGCTGTACTTACAATAACCAATGCAACTAATTTTATGGTTTATGTTATACTAAAATTATGAAAACGCTGGATATAAAAAATATTCCATCAAAACTTGTGGATATATTTGAGAAGGGAAAGGAGCTTGGAGCTACTGACTTTCAGCTTATAGCAAACTACATACCAAGATATGGAATTGCCAAAAAGTATGCTGTTATACCAGGGATGCACAGACTTACAACGGACGACGTAGTAGAGATTATAGAGCTCACATCCGACGAGAAAAATTGGCGCGATATAATGGCCGAATATTCTACGTTTGAATACTCTTTTGCTATTAAAAATTATGGTCTTTACAGGGTATCGGTAGCAGAATCTTTGGAAGGGCTTGGCATGGCTATCAGAATACTATCCTATGAGCTCCCTTCCATTGAAATGGTGAGACTTCCAAAAGAAGTTGTTGACTTTATGAAAGATGCCAGAAGTGGTGCGATAATACATACAGGAGGTACTACCTCTGGTAAATCTACATCTATAGCTGCAGAAATTGGCTTTTTGTCCGATCTTCACAACGTTGTTATACTTACATTTGAAAACCCAGTAGAATATAGATTTTTATATAGGAAAGCTACTGTTAAGCAGTTTAATATGCCTACGCAGGTAAAGAATTTTCAACATGCTCTTAAAATAGCGTTAAGAAGTGACCCATCCATCATACTATTCGGTGAAGTAAGATCTGAAGATGAAATAATATCTCTTCTTGATATGGCCGCTCGTGGCCACTTGGTGTTTTCCACGTTGCACACAAAAAGCGTAAGCGCTACATTCTCATTGCTAAATCAATTTGGTTCTAAAGAGCTTTTGGGCTTGTTTAGTTCACAGATAGTAGCTATTATTTCACAGTTTTTATACCGCTCAAAAGCAAAGAAATTTTTACCTATATACGATATATTGGTACCAAACAAACCTATAAGGACTATGATAGCAGATGGAAATTTTAACGATATAGAAAGAATTAGACAAGAGGGAAAGATTCAAGGAGGATTTTCTATAACTTTTACTCAATGCGCAAAACAATATCTTATAAACAGAGAAATAGACGAAGAAGAGTTTAACTATATAAGATTAAGGGCTATGGAGTGATGTTATGGAAGAGAAAATTTTTGTAAAGGGAAAATATACCACTATAGAAATTTCAAAAAATGAGCTTTTTGAGCTTTTAAGAGAACTAAAAGAAAAAACCAAAGGGACGGATTTGTTGGAAGCTTTTGAAATTATGCAAGATTTTCCTGATTTAGACAAGTTTAAAGTATTAAGAGATATATACATACTTGAGCTTAGCGGAGCTTTCAAAGAGCCAATAAAAATAGAAGAGCTTTATAAAGAAGTTTAAAAGATTCTTTGGAAAAAATGTCCTATAAATATATAGGCTATAGTGTGCAATGTTCTTGATATAAATGTAGCTATTATAAATCTATAAAAGGGGAATTTTAGTATTCCAGCCATCCAGCATATAGCTTTGTAAGGCTCTCCTATTAATATTGCAA contains:
- a CDS encoding ATPase, T2SS/T4P/T4SS family, with amino-acid sequence MKTLDIKNIPSKLVDIFEKGKELGATDFQLIANYIPRYGIAKKYAVIPGMHRLTTDDVVEIIELTSDEKNWRDIMAEYSTFEYSFAIKNYGLYRVSVAESLEGLGMAIRILSYELPSIEMVRLPKEVVDFMKDARSGAIIHTGGTTSGKSTSIAAEIGFLSDLHNVVILTFENPVEYRFLYRKATVKQFNMPTQVKNFQHALKIALRSDPSIILFGEVRSEDEIISLLDMAARGHLVFSTLHTKSVSATFSLLNQFGSKELLGLFSSQIVAIISQFLYRSKAKKFLPIYDILVPNKPIRTMIADGNFNDIERIRQEGKIQGGFSITFTQCAKQYLINREIDEEEFNYIRLRAME